A genomic stretch from Coffea arabica cultivar ET-39 chromosome 10c, Coffea Arabica ET-39 HiFi, whole genome shotgun sequence includes:
- the LOC113715021 gene encoding laccase-14-like → MKGFILTLFVVLRVLPGQALVHRYSFIIEEAPYTRLCSTKNILTVNGQFPGPSLHIRQGDTAIVHVHNKGNQNITVHWHGVKLPRNPWSDGPVYITQCPIMPGKSFIQNIQVTDEIGTLWWHAHSEWSRATVHGAFIVYPKRGENYPFPQPRAENTIILGEWWKSDIQDVLTQFQHSGGDPIVSDALLINGQPGDLYPCSKQDTFKLEAEYGKTYLLRMINAAMNNILFFSIAKHQITVVGSDGSYTKPFKSDYIAISPGQTIDFLLEANQAPDHYYMAAKVYNSALPVPFDHSTTTGIIEYSGNYTPSSPLSFPRLPLLNDTKASVNFTGGLRNLASKVDVPLNLDTKLFLTISVNLRPCETNNTCTGPAGHRFAASINNISFVQPQINILQAYYGGLRGVYEEQFPSFPPLKFNFTAQPFPFKLTIPSLGTKVKVLEYNSNVEIVLQATSLVWSPDHPMHLHGHSFYVVGSGIGNFDEKKDPLNYNLVDPPLRNTIAVPRNGWTTIRFKANNPGVWLMHCHLERHATWGMEMVFIVKNGKSPQEQLLPPPSDMPPC, encoded by the exons ATGAAAGGTTTCATCTTAACACTGTTTGTGGTTCTACGTGTTCTACCTGGCCAGGCTTTGGTGCACCGCTATTCGTTTATA ATTGAAGAGGCTCCATATACAAGACTTTGCAGCACTAAGAACATTTTGACAGTAAATGGCCAATTTCCAGGACCAAGTCTGCACATCCGTCAAGGCGATACAGCCATTGTTCATGTCCACAACAAGGGAAACCAAAACATCACTGTTCACTG GCATGGAGTCAAATTGCCGAGAAATCCATGGTCGGATGGTCCAGTATACATTACTCAGTGCCCTATAATGCCAGGAAAATCTTTTATCCAAAATATTCAGGTGACTGATGAGATTGGAACATTATGGTGGCATGCTCATAGCGAATGGTCCAGAGCCACAGTCCATGGTGCTTTTATCGTTTACCCGAAAAGAGGAGAAAACTATCCATTTCCTCAGCCTCGTGCAGAAAACACCATCATTTTAG GAGAATGGTGGAAGAGTGACATACAAGATGTTCTTACTCAGTTCCAACATAGTGGGGGAGACCCGATTGTGTCTGATGCTTTGTTGATAAATGGGCAGCCTGGTGATCTTTATCCATGTTCAAAGCAAG ACACCTTTAAGCTGGAAGCGGAATACGGCAAAACTTATTTGCTCCGGATGATCAATGCTGCCATGAACaacattcttttcttttccattgcAAAGCATCAAATTACTGTAGTTGGATCAGACGGAAGCTACACAAAGCCGTTCAAGAGTGATTATATTGCTATATCCCCAGGACAAACCATTGACTTCTTGTTAGAAGCCAATCAAGCACCTGATCACTATTACATGGCTGCTAAGGTTTATAACAGCGCTCTACCCGTCCCTTTCGACCACTCTACCACGACTGGAATCATAGAATACAGCGGAAATTACACTCCATCTTCACCATTATCCTTCCCACGCCTTCCACTTTTAAATGATACAAAAGCGTCTGTTAATTTCACAGGAGGCCTAAGAAACTTAGCAAGCAAAGTAGATGTTCCATTAAATTTGGACACTAAGCTTTTCTTGACAATTTCTGTCAATTTACGCCCTTGTGAGACAAACAATACTTGTACTGGACCTGCCGGTCACAGATTTGCAGCGAGCATCAATAACATAAGCTTTGTTCAACCTCAAATTAACATACTTCAAGCTTACTATGGTGGTCTTAGAGGGGTCTATGAAGAACAATTCCCGAGTTTCCCACCtttgaaatttaatttcacTGCACAACCTTTCCCATTCAAGTTGACGATACCTTCTCTGGGTACAAAAGTTAAAGTTCTTGAGTACAACTCCAATGTGGAGATTGTTTTACAGGCAACAAGTTTGGTTTGGTCACCAGATCACCCTATGCATTTACATGGCCATAGTTTCTATGTAGTTGGTTCGGGCATCGGAAACTTTGATGAAAAAAAAGACCCTTTGAACTATAATCTTGTTGACCCTCCTCTAAGGAACACGATTGCTGTTCCTAGAAATGGCTGGACAACCATCAGATTCAAGGCAAATAATCCTG GAGTATGGCTGATGCACTGCCACCTAGAGCGTCATGCAACTTGGGGGATGGAGATGGTATTCATTGTTAAAAATGGCAAAAGCCCACAAGAACAGTTGCTCCCTCCACCTTCAGACATGCCACCTTGTTGA